The following proteins come from a genomic window of Palaemon carinicauda isolate YSFRI2023 unplaced genomic scaffold, ASM3689809v2 scaffold88, whole genome shotgun sequence:
- the LOC137637599 gene encoding zinc finger protein 665-like, giving the protein MVVSSCDRERMMNSEPPFEFPMKSEIEDPLSLAVDPENNDTSGSVAVFNDGALFFYPKVEVKVEPEIFDSSESNLKNLYEYYASVSENGSLSLHLRIHTGEKPYKCDVCSKTFTLKQSLAVHSRVHTGEKPYKCDVCSKTFTIKTNLTRHLRIHTGVKPYKCDVCSKTFNTKSYLTKHSRVHTGEKPYKCDVCCKTFTRKTHLAEHSRVHTGEKPYKCDVCCKTFTTKTHLAEHSRVHTGEKPYKCDICSKTFSSRYSFAVHSTIHTGENPYKCNVCSKTFTLKQSLAVHSRVHTGEKPYKCDVCSKTFTGKTNLTEHLRIHTGEKPYKVHTGEKPYKCDVCCKTFTTKTHLAEHSRVHTGEKPYKCDVCSRRFTTKQHLTEHLRIHTGEKPYNCDKDSIKIYEELTWKGNQSSERTVVKLFGLKVSRIIIEGDAIKSDIVIWNKEEKTAKIIDVRVLTPSHDCPDR; this is encoded by the exons aTGGTTGTTTCATCttgtgatagggagaggatgatgaattctgaaccaccttttgaatttccaatgaaaagtgaaattgaagatccaCTTTCACTtgcagtcgatccagaaaataatgatacgtctggcagtgttgctgtctttaatgatggcgctcttttctttTATCCAAAagtggaagtcaaagtagagccagaaatatttgattctagcgaAAGCAACTTGAAAAATTTGTACGAGTACTatgcatcagtgagtgaaaacggttcattaAGTT tgcatttaagaattcacacgggagagaagccatacaagtgcgatgtctgtagcaaaacatttaccctgaaacaAAGTCTCGCTGTACATTcaagagttcacacaggagagaagccatacaagtgcgatgtctgtagcaaaacatttactataaAAACAAATCTCActagacatttaagaattcacacgggagtgaagccatacaagtgcgatgtctgtagcaaaacatttaatacaaaatcatatctcactaaacattcaagagttcacacaggagagaagccatacaagtgcgatgtctgttgcAAAACATTTACTAGAAAAACACATCTCGCTGAACATTCAAGAGTTCACACTGGAGAGaaaccatacaagtgcgatgtctgttgcaaaacatttactacaaaaacACATCTCGCTGAACATTCAAGAgttcacactggagagaagccatacaagtgcgatatctgtagcaaaacattttcttcGAGATACAGTTTCGCTGTACATTCAacaattcacacaggagagaacccatacaaatgtaatgtctgtagcaaaacatttaccctgaaacaAAGTCTCGCTGTACATTcaagagttcacacaggagagaagccatacaagtgcgatgtctgtagcaaaacatttactggaAAAACAAATCTCACTgagcatttaagaattcacacgggagagaagccatacaa agttcacacaggagagaagccatacaagtgcgatgtctgttgcaaaacatttactacaaaaacACATCTCGCTGAACATTCAAGAGTTCACACTGGAGAGaaaccatacaagtgcgatgtctgtagcagaAGATTTACTACAAAACAAcatctcactgaacatttaagaattcacacgggagaaaagccatacaattgcgat AAAGACTCGATAAAAATTTATGAAGAACTCACATGGAAGGGAAACCAGTCAAGTGAAAGGACTGTGGTAAAGCTTTTTGGTCTCAAAGTTTCAAGAATCATTATAGAAGGAGatgctataaaatctgatattgtgatctggaataaagaagaaaaaacagcaaagattatagatgtgagagTTCTTACTCCTTCGCACGATTGCCCAGACCGTTAG